A genomic segment from Streptosporangium roseum DSM 43021 encodes:
- a CDS encoding amino acid permease, giving the protein MTKPVPPADADADARRLAELGYKQELSRTWSGFSNFAISFSIISILAGCFTTFGQAWNNGGPIAISWGWPLISIFILIIGLCMSELVSAYPTAGGIYWWAAKMGRPVHGWFTGWFNLVGLVAVTASVDYGCATFMNITINRFAEGFEISLGNTFILFTVILVLHALINIFSHRLISLLQNVSVWWHVFGAAVVVAILIFGPDSHQSMSFVFTERFNNSGFSDTSFWFYVLPLGFLLTQYTITGFDACAHVSEETHGASKAAARGLWQSIFYSAIGGWVLLLAFLFAATDVDAVNKEFGFVGAIFTSSLTPVLATVIFGISTIGQFFCGMSCVTSMSRMTYAFSRDGAIPGWRLWSKVNKNRTPVNAIVFGCVAALILTLPALYKAPTGTPLAFYAVVSVAVIGLYIAFAIPIWLRLRMGDRFQPGPWTLGAKYKVMCWIAVIEIIVISIYFIMPLAPAGVPFNKDDPATPGDETFTWTAVNYSPIVVGVMVLAVGLWWALSARHWFTGPRRTVDEDQQPAA; this is encoded by the coding sequence CTCGATCATCTCCATCCTGGCCGGGTGTTTCACCACCTTCGGCCAGGCCTGGAACAACGGCGGGCCGATCGCCATCTCGTGGGGCTGGCCACTGATCTCGATCTTCATTCTGATCATCGGCCTGTGCATGTCGGAGCTGGTATCGGCCTATCCGACCGCCGGCGGCATCTACTGGTGGGCCGCCAAGATGGGCAGGCCGGTCCACGGCTGGTTCACCGGGTGGTTCAACCTCGTCGGGCTGGTCGCGGTGACCGCCTCGGTGGACTACGGCTGCGCGACGTTCATGAACATCACGATCAACCGGTTCGCCGAGGGCTTCGAGATCTCCCTGGGCAACACCTTCATCCTCTTCACGGTCATCCTGGTGCTGCACGCGCTGATCAACATCTTCAGCCACCGGCTGATCTCCCTGCTGCAGAACGTCTCGGTGTGGTGGCACGTGTTCGGGGCGGCCGTGGTGGTGGCGATCCTGATCTTCGGACCGGACAGCCACCAGTCGATGTCGTTCGTGTTCACCGAGCGCTTCAACAACTCCGGCTTCTCCGACACCTCGTTCTGGTTCTACGTGCTGCCGCTCGGCTTCCTGCTGACCCAGTACACGATCACCGGCTTCGACGCCTGCGCGCACGTCTCGGAGGAGACCCATGGCGCCTCGAAGGCGGCGGCCCGCGGGCTCTGGCAGTCGATCTTCTACTCCGCGATCGGCGGCTGGGTCCTGCTGCTGGCGTTCCTCTTCGCGGCCACCGACGTGGACGCGGTCAACAAGGAGTTCGGCTTCGTGGGGGCCATCTTCACCTCGTCGCTCACCCCGGTCCTGGCCACGGTGATCTTCGGAATCTCCACGATCGGGCAGTTCTTCTGCGGGATGAGCTGCGTGACCTCGATGTCCCGGATGACCTACGCGTTCTCGCGGGACGGCGCCATCCCCGGCTGGCGGCTCTGGTCGAAGGTCAACAAGAACCGGACGCCGGTCAACGCGATCGTGTTCGGCTGCGTCGCGGCCCTCATCCTGACCCTCCCCGCCCTCTACAAGGCCCCGACCGGCACCCCGCTGGCGTTCTACGCGGTCGTCTCTGTCGCGGTCATCGGCCTCTACATCGCCTTCGCCATCCCGATCTGGCTCCGGCTGAGGATGGGTGACCGCTTCCAGCCCGGCCCGTGGACGCTGGGCGCGAAGTACAAGGTCATGTGCTGGATCGCCGTCATCGAGATCATCGTGATCTCGATCTACTTCATCATGCCGCTCGCCCCGGCGGGGGTGCCGTTCAACAAGGACGACCCCGCCACGCCGGGGGACGAGACGTTCACCTGGACCGCGGTCAACTACTCGCCGATCGTGGTCGGGGTGATGGTCCTCGCCGTGGGCCTGTGGTGGGCGCTGTCGGCCCGGCACTGGTTCACCGGGCCGCGCCGTACGGTCGACGAGGATCAGCAGCCGGCCGCCTGA